The following are from one region of the Rhipicephalus microplus isolate Deutch F79 chromosome 1, USDA_Rmic, whole genome shotgun sequence genome:
- the LOC119159510 gene encoding neo-calmodulin-like: MQLSEDAVTELREAFALFDKDGDGAISTKDLGTVMRSLGQSPTEAELKDIISELDVDGNGTVDFPEFLALMSKKARPTDTEQEIREAFKVFDRDGKGFIPAAELRHVMTTLGEKLTNEEVDAMIREADVDGDGHINYEDFVSLITSG, from the exons ATGCAGCTGTCCGAGGATGCCGTCACGGAGCTGCGCGAGGCCTTCGCGCTCTTCGACAAGGACGGCGACGGCGCCATCAGCACCAAAGATCTGGGCACCGTGATGCGCTCGCTCGGTCAGAGCCCGACCGAGGCTGAACTCAAAGACATCATCTCGGAGCTGGACGTGGACGGAAACGGCACCGTCGATTTCCCGGAGTTCCTGGCTCTGATGTCCAAGAAGGCGCGCCCTACGGACACAGAGCAAGAGATCCGGGAGGCCTTCAAG GTCTTCGACAGAGACGGGAAAGGCTTCATCCCCGCAGCTGAGCTCCGTCACGTCATGACGACTCTCGGAGAAAAGCTTACGAACGAAGAAGTTGACGCGATGATACGGGAAGCTGATGTGGATGGAGATGGCCACATTAACTACGAAGATTTCGTATCGCTCATCACGTCAGGCTAA